One part of the Nematostella vectensis chromosome 8, jaNemVect1.1, whole genome shotgun sequence genome encodes these proteins:
- the LOC5509394 gene encoding kelch-like protein diablo: MEMPSIVQSQSRLTFSRENHEKRLLELLNEQRKATKFCDVLLEVGDSEIAAHRAILSASIPVLSERLSDRKEGLKIKLEGLQHNAVKAIVDYLYTSCLDVPADSVLNVYLAARSLGMNELVSDLEDFIRKEILPTEWLAIRVFAVRNDVQELLAMVEEFIANNIEEIFQKQAFLKLPRLQVELTARHSEDSPSMEPGSLCQLAVHWVYSQLKDDDEATTSALLEHTHIMYLTDEGKLKECTLEDLDTNTYKFIATDAQAKNIRHNSMEQLTKADVKENLHSDDEGVFIIESNNNKRRKATPRESMFRVIAAFQSSECDVFGFGIIDSRLAAISIHQQLQMSCHDSVSSESSGYDEWSLVASMSRGRCSVGAAEVNGKLYAVGGYDRGQCLETVAYYDIQTNEWMPVTSLRRRRGRLQVAILGGKMYAVGGSDGHSELNSCECYDEASDSWHIVAPMNYCRSNFGMATINNRIYVVGGYQGSHNLKTAEVYNPDSNKWVMVTPMSSGRDNLSAVALDGKMYVLGGYNGWAYFNTVECYTPETDSWSFVTPMKFARRGAGAAAVGGYLYVIGGYDGTSFLTSCERYDPSTNEWTTIAEMNTPRHNVGVAVVNGLIFAVGGFNGSAFLKTMEYYDPKTNKWSSFVSSFT; the protein is encoded by the exons ATGGAGATGCCATCTATCGTTCAAAGCCAATCCCGGTTGACTTTTTCTCGAGAAAACCACGAAAAAAGATTACTCGAGTTGTTGAATGAGCAGCGAAAAGCGACCAAATTCTGTGATGTTTTGCTCGAAGTGGGCGACTCGGAAATAGCAGCACATCGGGCCATCCTTTCAGCATCAATCCCAGTCCTTTCTGAACGGTTAAGCGACCGAAAGGAAGGTCTCAAGATCAAGCTAGAAGGACTACAGCATAATGCGGTGAAAGCGATCGTGGACTACCTGTACACTTCTTGCCTAGATGTCCCCGCGGACTCGGTCCTGAATGTTTACCTCGCGGCCCGTTCCTTAGGAATGAACGAACTCGTCAGCGACCTCGAAGATTTCATCAGGAAAGAAATCCTCCCAACAGAGTGGCTGGCTATCCGAGTCTTTGCTGTACGTAACGACGTTCAAGAGCTTTTGGCCATGGTAGAAGAATTTATTGCCAATAATATCGAGGAAATCTTCCAAAAGCAAGCGTTTTTGAAACTCCCCCGCTTACAAGTTGAGCTAACTGCACGACACAGCGAAGATAGTCCAAGCATGGAGCCCGGATCACTCTGTCAACTCGCCGTCCATTGGGTCTATTCCCAGCTAAAG GATGACGACGAAGCCACCACGAGTGCTCTTCTAGAGCACACTCACATAATGTACCTGACGGACGAAGGAAAGCTGAAGGAGTGCACTCTTGAAGATCTGGACACCAACACTTACAAGTTTATTGCCACAGACGCACAAGCCAAGAATATACGGCACAACTCGATGGAACAACTGACCAAAGCTGATGTTAAAG aaaacCTTCACAGCGATGATGAAGGGGTCTTCATCATtgaaagcaacaacaacaagagaaGGAAGGCGACTCCCAGAGAGTCTATGTTCCGAGTCATTGCAGCTTTCCAGAGCTCAGAGTGTGACGTGTTTGGGTTTGGCATAATCGACAGCAGGCTGGCAGCAATCTCCATACACCAGCAGCTCCAGATGTCATGCCATGATTCTGTGTCCAGCGAGTCGTCTGGTTATGATGAATGGTCCTTGGTTGCCTCAATGAGCCGAG GTCGCTGTAGTGTTGGCGCAGCTGAAGTGAATGGCAAGCTCTATGCAGTAGGAGGGTACGATCGTGGCCAGTGCCTTGAGACAGTTGCATACTATGACATCCAGACCAACGAGTGGATGCCTGTTACCAGCCTGCGCAGGCGTCGTGGCCGGCTCCAGGTGGCTATTCTAGGTGGCAAGATGTATGCTGTGGGTGGTTCAGATGGACATTCTGAGCTCAACTCCTGCGAGTGTTATGATGAGGCAAGTGATAGCTGGCACATTGTGGCTCCAATGAACTACTGTCGCAGCAACTTTGGGATGGCGACCATCAACAACCGCATCTACGTAGTTGGCGGCTACCAGGGTTCTCACAATCTGAAAACAGCAGAAGTGTACAACCCTGATTCCAACAAGTGGGTCATGGTAACGCCCATGAGCAGTGGGCGTGACAATCTAAGTGCTGTAGCCCTTGATGGAAAGATGTATGTGCTCGGCGGGTATAATGGTTGGGCTTACTTCAACACGGTTGAATGCtacacccctgaaactgaCAGCTGGAGCTTTGTCACTCCAATGAAATTTGCTCGTCGTGGTGCCGGCGCAGCTGCAGTGGGCGGGTACCTCTATGTGATTGGCGGGTATGATGGGACCTCCTTCCTGACCTCGTGTGAGCGATATGACCCATCAACCAATGAGTGGACTACCATTGCTGAGATGAACACCCCTCGCCATAACGTGGGTGTGGCGGTGGTGAATGGACTGATCTTTGCTGTGGGAGGATTCAACGGCTCTGCTTTCCTGAAAACCATGGAATACTATGATCCAAAGACCAATAAGTGGAGCTCCTTTGTGAGCTCCTTCACATAG